In Patescibacteria group bacterium, the following proteins share a genomic window:
- a CDS encoding prepilin peptidase — MLFFAFFFGLIIGSFLNCLVWRMHTGEGLLNRSYCPKCKKQIAWYDNIPVLSFLALGGKCRHCKKKISFQYPLVELLTGILFALAFYLNYQRDFAGLGEGYRALDFFSAFDARFILEILRDWFFIAVMIIIFIYDLRWYLILDIITLPACFILFLLNLTLGVSWLNLLLSGIIGGSFFLAQFLVSRGKWIGGGDIRLGLLMGLALGWPNVLAAILLAYFIGSIAGLGLILTGRKKWGSEVPLGVFLSFASVITLFWGSEMLNWYLKLFY; from the coding sequence ATGTTATTTTTCGCTTTTTTTTTCGGCCTTATCATCGGTTCGTTTTTAAACTGCCTGGTTTGGCGGATGCATACTGGCGAAGGGCTCTTAAACCGCTCCTATTGCCCCAAGTGCAAAAAGCAAATCGCCTGGTACGACAATATTCCGGTTCTAAGCTTTCTGGCATTAGGCGGAAAATGCCGGCATTGCAAAAAGAAGATTTCATTCCAGTACCCCTTAGTCGAGCTATTAACCGGAATTCTTTTTGCCTTGGCTTTTTATTTGAATTATCAAAGAGACTTTGCCGGACTGGGAGAAGGGTATCGCGCGCTGGATTTTTTTTCGGCTTTCGATGCGAGATTTATTTTAGAGATTCTGCGGGATTGGTTTTTTATCGCGGTCATGATAATAATTTTCATCTATGACCTGCGGTGGTATCTGATTCTGGATATTATTACTCTTCCGGCCTGTTTTATCCTTTTTTTACTAAATTTAACGCTTGGGGTTTCCTGGCTGAACCTTCTATTATCTGGTATAATTGGAGGGAGCTTCTTTCTGGCCCAGTTTTTGGTTTCCCGGGGCAAATGGATTGGGGGAGGCGATATCCGGCTGGGACTATTGATGGGTTTGGCTTTAGGCTGGCCCAACGTCCTGGCGGCCATACTGCTTGCCTATTTTATCGGATCAATCGCCGGGCTGGGACTTATTCTGACCGGCCGGAAAAAATGGGGCTCGGAAGTCCCCTTGGGAGTTTTTCTTTCGTTCGCTTCGGTAATAACTTTATTTTGGGGGAGTGAAATGCTAAATTGGTATCTCAAACTTTTTTATTAA